The stretch of DNA TCTGGGCGCGAATTCAAAATCTGATCGACACGTCCCTGCGAAATAATTGCAAGACTATCTTGCGAAATTCCAGAATCTAAAAACAGTGCACGAACATCACGCTGTCTGACTGCACGCCGATTAATCAGATACTCATTATCACCTGAACGCAAAATTCGCCGTGTAACAACCACCTGATCATCATCCAAATTAAGCTCTCGCTGCTGATTATCAAACACTAATGTAACTTCTGCGTGATTAGTAGCTTGACGGAACTCACTCCCAGCAAAAATAACATCTTTCATATTTGAGCCGCGCAACGACTTAGCCCGTGACTCACCCATTACCCAGCGAATTGCTTCAGTAATATTACTTTTACCGCTACCATTGGGACCAACAATTCCAGTAATTCCAGAATTAAATTCAATCTTAGTTTTTTCAGCAAAAGACTTAAAGCCGTCAATTATTAATTCTTTTAATGCCACCCACTTACCTCCTAGCCTTTCTTAGCTAAAGCGGCCTTGGCAGCTTCCTGTTCAGCTGCTTTTTTATTGTGACCTGTACCCTGTGATACAACTTTACCATTGACTTTTAATTGAACTATAAACCGCGAGGGCAGTTGCTCCTCCTTGATTACTTCATACGCAATCTTAACTGGTCCATCTTGCTGCAAAAATTCCTGTAAATCTGTCTTATAATCGCGTGAAGCATCGAACTTCCCTGCATCAATCAACGGATAAACAGTTAAATGAAGAAAATGTTCAACTGCATTCATGCCCTGATCAAGAAAAAGCGCACCATTAAAAGCTTCAAACACATCTTCAAGCAGTGTTTTGCGTGAACGCGCACCGGCTTTTTCTTCACCATGACCTAAATTAATTTCAGCAGGAAAACCAAATTTTTGAGCAAATTCAGCAAAGCCATCAGTATCAACGATATTTGAACGCATTCGCGTCAATTCGCCTTCATTTAATTCAGAAAAATGCCGGTACAAGTAATCAGAAATTGCCAGCTCTAATACTGCATCACCCAAAAATTCTAGCTTTTCATAATCGCGAGTACCATGAGGATGCTCATTCGCATAA from Lactobacillus sp. ESL0785 encodes:
- the rnc gene encoding ribonuclease III, with amino-acid sequence MVSTKFINQLNDKYKIKFNNPKLLEEAFTHSSYANEHPHGTRDYEKLEFLGDAVLELAISDYLYRHFSELNEGELTRMRSNIVDTDGFAEFAQKFGFPAEINLGHGEEKAGARSRKTLLEDVFEAFNGALFLDQGMNAVEHFLHLTVYPLIDAGKFDASRDYKTDLQEFLQQDGPVKIAYEVIKEEQLPSRFIVQLKVNGKVVSQGTGHNKKAAEQEAAKAALAKKG